One stretch of Bos indicus x Bos taurus breed Angus x Brahman F1 hybrid chromosome 22, Bos_hybrid_MaternalHap_v2.0, whole genome shotgun sequence DNA includes these proteins:
- the LOC113880770 gene encoding LOW QUALITY PROTEIN: olfactory receptor 5M9-like (The sequence of the model RefSeq protein was modified relative to this genomic sequence to represent the inferred CDS: inserted 2 bases in 1 codon) has protein sequence MPNFTDVTEFVLGLTSHQELQGLFIVVFLVVYMITLIRNIGMIILISISLQLQSSMYFFLSPLSFVDVWFSSNVTLKMLENLLSNXKTISYVGCLVQCYFFIALVHVEVYILAVMAFDRYMDICSSLLYGSKMSRTVCALLISVTYIYGFSVSLICTLWTYGLYFCGNFEINHFYCADPPLIKIACGGVHSKECTMIVIAGINFTYSLSVVLSSYTLIVAAVLHMHSADGRRKAFSMCGSHLTAVTMFYGTLLFMYLRRPTEESMEQGKMVAVFYPTVIPMLNPMIYSLRNKGVKEAVNKAIVKANLTVNLQHIIPCMPLPVISVQAYK, from the exons ATGCCAAATTTCACAGATGTGACAGAATTTGTTCTGGGGTTGACCAGTCATCAGGAGCTTCAAggtctctttattgtggtgtttctaGTAGTTTACATGATCACTCTGATAAGGAATATTGGTATGATTATTTTGATCAGCATCAGCCTCCAGCTTCAGAGCTCCATGTACTTTTTCTTGAGTCCTTTGTCTTTTGTGGATGTGTGGTTCTCTTCCAATGTCACTCTGAAGATGCTGGAAAACTTACTATCAAA AAAAACCATTTCCTATGTGGGGTGTTTGGTGCAGTGTTACTTCTTCATAGCCCTTGTCCACGTGGAAGTATATATCTTGGCTGTGATGGCCTTTGATCGCTACATGGACATCTGCAGCTCTCTGCTTTATGGCAGTAAAATGTCCAGGACTGTCTGTGCTCTTCTCATCTCTGTGACATACATCTATGGGTTCTCTGTCAGCCTTATCTGCACACTGTGGACATATGGCCTGTACTTCTGTGGAAACTTTGAAATCAACCACTTCTACTGTGCTGACCCTCCTCTTATCAAGATTGCCTGTGGAGGGGTCCACAGTAAAGAATGCACCATGATTGTTATTGCTGGGATTAATTTCACATATTCCCTCTCTGTGGTTCTCAGTTCCTATACCCTCATTGTAGCGGCCGTGCTGCACATGCACTCTGCTGATGGCAGGAGGAAGGCATTCTCCATGTGTGGGTCCCACCTGACAGCTGTTACCATGTTTTATGGGACTCTTCTCTTCATGTATCTCAGGAGGCCCACTGAAGAGTCTATGGAGCAGGGAAAGATGGTGGCCGTGTTTTACCCCACAGTGATTCCCATGCTGAATCCCATGATCTACAGTTTGAGGAACAAAGGTGTGAAAGAGGCGGTCAACAAAGCAATCGTCAAGGCAAACTTGACAGTGAACCTGCAGCACATAATTCCGTGTATGCCACTTCCTGTTATAAGTGTCCAGGCATATAAATAA